The Tenebrio molitor chromosome 5, icTenMoli1.1, whole genome shotgun sequence genome has a segment encoding these proteins:
- the LOC138132012 gene encoding dnaJ homolog subfamily A member 2-like — protein sequence MADNKLYDVLGVSRTASDGEIKKNYRKLAKEFHPDKNPEAGDKFKEISYAYEILSDPKKRQVYDKYGLKGMQQGAQDGFGGDSLFSHLFGGGLFGGFGGFGGPHRRRHKGEDTVHPLKVSLEDLYNGKTSKLQLSKNVICAACRGKGGRSENFEQCPGCKGRGFKVMYHQIAPGMAQQMQTECSDCQGDGVIIKEKDRCTTCRGKKVCNETKILEVHIDKGMKDGQKIFFRGEGDQQPDVEPGDVIIILHEKAHDTFQRSGDDLLMNRTITLTEALCGFNFVLGQLDGRDLLIKHPAGDIVKPGDLKAVMGEGMPLYKSPFEKGNLYITFEITFPENNFADEETLKSLESILPPRPAFAMPEGDQVEEVDLHQFDAANDKGAHGSRGEAYASDDEDHMHGPGIQCAHQ from the exons ATGGCAGACAACAAGTTGTACGACGTCCTAGGAGTGAGCAGAACCGCGTCGGACGGCGAAATAAAAAAG AATTACCGAAAACTAGCGAAAGAATTCCACCCCGACAAGAATCCCGAGGCCGGGGACAAGTTCAAGGAGATCTCGTACGCGTACGAGATCCTGTCCGACCCGAAGAAGCGGCAAGTTTACGACAAGTATGGCCTCAAGGGGATGCAGCAGGGGGCGCAGGACGGCTTCGGGGGTGACAGCCTGTTCTCGCACTTGTTCGGCGGCGGTCTGTTCGGGGGCTTCGGCGGGTTCGGGGGGCCGCACCGGAGGCGGCACAAAGGCGAAGACACCGTCCACCCGCTGAAAGTGTCGCTCGAGGACTTGTACAACGGCAAAACGTCCAAATTGCAGTTGAGCAAAAACGTGATTTGCGCCGCGTGCAGGGGAAAGGGGGGCAGGAGCGAGAACTTCGAACAGTGTCCAGGGTGCAAGGGACGAGGGTTCAAAGTGATGTACCACCAGATCGCCCCCGGAATGGCGCAGCAGATGCAGACGGAGTGCTCGGACTGTCAAGGGGACGGTGTCATCATCAAGGAGAAGGACAGGTGCACGACGTGCAGGGGCAAAAAG GTGTGCAACGAGACGAAAATCCTGGAGGTCCACATCGACAAGGGCATGAAGGAcgggcaaaaaatcttcttCCGCGGCGAGGGCGACCAGCAGCCCGACGTGGAACCCGGCGACGTCATCATAATCCTGCACGAGAAGGCGCACGACACGTTCCAGAGGAGCGGCGACGACTTGCTCATGAATCGCACCATCACCCTGACGGAGGCACTGTGCGGCTTCAACTTCGTCCTCGGGCAGCTGGACGGGCGCGACCTCCTGATCAAGCACCCCGCCGGTGACATCGTCAAGCCGGGCGATCTGAAGGCTGTGATGGGCGAGGGGATGCCGCTTTACAAGAGTCCGTTCGAGAAGGGCAACCTGTACATTACATTCGAGATCACGTTCCCCGAGAACAACTTCGCCGACGAGGAGACCCTCAAGAGTCTGGAGAGCATCCTGCCCCCGAGGCCGGCGTTCGCGATGCCCGAAGGGGACCAGGTCGAGGAGGTGGACCTGCACCAGTTCGACGCCGCCAACGACAAAGGGGCGCACGGCAGCCGGGGAGAGGCGTACGCCAGCGACGATGAAGATCACATGCACGGACCGGGGATACAATGTGCACATCAATAG